The Mycobacterium haemophilum DSM 44634 sequence GCTCGCGGGGCTGCGCGAACGTTTTGGCTGATGCCGTGGCATCGCGCTATGGTGGTTGCCGATCCACCGAAGACCGTCGGTCACCGAAGAATCGGTTGAAGGTCCGGGAACATCCCGGGCGGCCCACGTAGGAGGACGAGGCATCACCGCCGGCGTACACCGGCGTATTTCAACGCCCCGGCCGCTTCCTGCGCCGGGGCGTTCGTCGTTCCCAGGTGGTCGTAGACACCAAGTCGCAACCCGACTTTCACCTCAGGAGGTATGCATGGCCAGGGCTGACAAGGCCACCGCCGTTGCAGACATCGCAGAGCAGTTCAAGGCTGCGACGGCAGCCGTGATTACCGAATACCGCGGCTTGACGGTGGCCAACCTGGCCGAGCTGCGCCGGTCTCTGACGGGCTCGGCCAGCTACGCGGTGGCCAAGAACACGCTCATTAAGCGGGCAGCTTCCGAAGCCGGCATCGAGGGTCTCGACGAGCTCTTCGCCGGCCCGACGGCGATCGCGTTCGTCACCGGTGAGCCGGTCGACGCCGCCAAGGCCATCAAGACGTTCGCCAAGGAACACAAGGCGCTGGTGATCAAGGGCGGCTACATGGACGGCCACCCGTTGACCGTCGCCGAAGTCGAGCGCATCGCCGACCTGGAGTCCCGTGAGGTGTTGCTCGCCAAACTGGCCGGCGCGATGAAGGGCAACCTCGCCAAGGCGGCCGGACTGTTTAACGCGCCGGCCTCGCAGATGGCAAGGCTCGCCGCCGCACTGCAGGAAAAGAAGGCCTTAGAGCCAGCTTCAGCACCAGCTTCAGCACCGGCTGCAGCCGAATAACCAAGCACCAGAAATCAAGGAAGGACCCCCACCATGTCAAAGCTCTCTAGCGACGAACTGCTCGACGCGTTCAAGGAAATGACCCTGTTGGAGCTCTCGGACTTCGTTAAGAAGTTCGAGGAGACCTTCGAGGTCACCGCGGCCGCTCCGGTCGCTGTTGCCGCTGCTGGTGCACCCGCGGCCGCGGCCGGCGAGGCCGCCGAGGAGCAGTCCGAGTTCGACGTCATCCTCGAAAGCGCTGGCGACAAGAAGATCGGCGTCATCAAGGTTGTCCGCGAGATCGTCTCCGGCCTGGGCCTTAAGGAGGCTAAGGACCTGGTCGACGGCGCGCCCAAGCCGCTGCTGGAGAAGGTCGCCAAGGAGGCCGCCGACGACGCCAAGGCCAAGCTTGAGGCCGCCGGCGCCACCGTCAGCGTCAAGTAGGTCAATTCGCGAAAACCCCCGGGACCCGCGCAGGGCCCGGGGGTTTCGTGTGCTCAGCCCGCGTCAGCCGCCGAACGCAGCGACTCTTGCACACGCTCTGGTGAATCCCCTAAAGCGACAAGCAGATTCGAGGTCATCGTGCCAAGCACCGGCTCGACGGCCGCGCCGTCGTTGCCGTAGTACCCGGCCAGCTCCAACATCACAAACCCGTGTATCAGCGCCCAAAATTGGGCGGCTGTGGCTACGACCGCTGTGTCGTCAGCTGCCGACCCCACAGCACCCGCGCTGATCCGGCCCGCCTGCATCGACCGGCGTACCGCCCGCACCAGGTGGGCGAAGGCGGGATAGTGCTGCTCGATCTCAGCGACCGGCTGGGTCAAGACGTTGTGCGCCGGCGCGTTGATGCCGTGTGCGCTGGTGCTGCCGAACATCAGGCGATACATGTGTGGCCGCTCGATGGCATAGCGGCGGTAAGCAGAGCCCATGGCGAACAGGTCGGCGACCGGGTCGGTAGTTTGCGGCACCGTCAGCGCGGCGTCGAACTGGCGCAACCCCTCCTCGGCGACTTCGGCGATAAGCGCGCGCATGCCACCAAAATGGGTGTACACCGCCATCGTCGAGGTGCCGGCGGCGCCGGCCACCTTGCGGGTCTGCAGCGCATCGGGCCCATGGTCGTTGAGCAGCCCGACGGCAGCGTGCAGCATCCCATCACGAACCTTGCGCCCGGTCTCCGAAGCCATCCTTGCCCTCATCTCATCGGCGGCGTACCGTTTCTATAACACTGTAATATCAATGTTATAGGAGTTCAGTCATGACTTCCGGGCAAATCGTCGAATCCCAGAACCCGTACCTCGACGGCTTCCTGGCGCCGGTTTCCACCGAAGTGACCGCGACCGACCTGCAGGTCACCGGGCGTATTCCAGGGCATCTGGACGGGCGCTACCTCCGCAACGGACCCAATCCGGCCGCCGAGGTCGACCCGGCGTCGTATCACTGGTTCACCGGCGACGGCATGGTGCACGGGGTAGCTCTGCGCGACGGGAAAGCCTGCTGGTACCGCAACCGCTGGGTCCGCAGCCCGGCCGTCTGCGCCACCCTCGGTGAGCGGCTGCCCGGCCGGCTCGACCCGCGGGCGGGCATGCTGGGCCTCGGTGCCAACACCAACGTGCTGGCCCACGGCGGAAAGACCCTGGCGCTCGTCGAAGGCGGTGTCGCCAACTACGAACTCACCGCCGACCTGGACACCGTCGGGACCTGCGACTTCGACGGCACCCTGGCCGGCGGCTACACCGCACATCCGCACCGTGATCCGCGAACCGGCGAATTGCACGCGGTGTCCTACTCATTCGCGCGCGGGCGGACCGTGCAGTACTCGGTCATCGACATCCACGGCCGCGCGCGCCGGACGGTCGACATCGGGGTGTCGGGGTCGCCGATGATGCATGACTTTTCGCTGACCGACAAGTACGTGGTGATCTACGACCTGCCGGTGACATTCGACCCGGTACCGGTGTTGCGCGCGGCTGTGCCGAGCTGGCTGCAACTGCCCGCCCGGCTGGTGATGCAGTCGGTGATCGGACGGGTCCGGATTCCCAGCCCGATCGCGGCGCT is a genomic window containing:
- the rplJ gene encoding 50S ribosomal protein L10 — its product is MARADKATAVADIAEQFKAATAAVITEYRGLTVANLAELRRSLTGSASYAVAKNTLIKRAASEAGIEGLDELFAGPTAIAFVTGEPVDAAKAIKTFAKEHKALVIKGGYMDGHPLTVAEVERIADLESREVLLAKLAGAMKGNLAKAAGLFNAPASQMARLAAALQEKKALEPASAPASAPAAAE
- the rplL gene encoding 50S ribosomal protein L7/L12; amino-acid sequence: MSKLSSDELLDAFKEMTLLELSDFVKKFEETFEVTAAAPVAVAAAGAPAAAAGEAAEEQSEFDVILESAGDKKIGVIKVVREIVSGLGLKEAKDLVDGAPKPLLEKVAKEAADDAKAKLEAAGATVSVK
- a CDS encoding TetR/AcrR family transcriptional regulator, coding for MASETGRKVRDGMLHAAVGLLNDHGPDALQTRKVAGAAGTSTMAVYTHFGGMRALIAEVAEEGLRQFDAALTVPQTTDPVADLFAMGSAYRRYAIERPHMYRLMFGSTSAHGINAPAHNVLTQPVAEIEQHYPAFAHLVRAVRRSMQAGRISAGAVGSAADDTAVVATAAQFWALIHGFVMLELAGYYGNDGAAVEPVLGTMTSNLLVALGDSPERVQESLRSAADAG
- a CDS encoding carotenoid oxygenase family protein, which gives rise to MTSGQIVESQNPYLDGFLAPVSTEVTATDLQVTGRIPGHLDGRYLRNGPNPAAEVDPASYHWFTGDGMVHGVALRDGKACWYRNRWVRSPAVCATLGERLPGRLDPRAGMLGLGANTNVLAHGGKTLALVEGGVANYELTADLDTVGTCDFDGTLAGGYTAHPHRDPRTGELHAVSYSFARGRTVQYSVIDIHGRARRTVDIGVSGSPMMHDFSLTDKYVVIYDLPVTFDPVPVLRAAVPSWLQLPARLVMQSVIGRVRIPSPIAALVNRDTRRAVGLPYAWNPDYPARIGVMPREGRGSNAGKDAIRWFDIEPCYVYHPLNAYSEARAGAEVLVLDVVRYPRMFDRDRRGPGESLPTLDRWTINLTTGAVGTECRDDRSQEFPRINENLTGGRHRFGYTVGVDGGFVAADQMSTFLYKHDYASGSREVAVLDPDLLIGEMSFVPNPGAAAEDDGVLMGLGQHRGRDESQLLLLDAQTLESVATVHLPQRIPMGFHGNWAPSA